From the genome of Saccharomyces eubayanus strain FM1318 chromosome X, whole genome shotgun sequence, one region includes:
- the GSH1 gene encoding glutamate--cysteine ligase: protein MGLLALGTPLPWFESRTYNEHIRDEGVEQLLYIFKAAAKRDNDPLYWGDEVEYMVVDFDDKDKNSMLDVCHDKILTELNEEELPLCEANDVSFHPEYGRFMLEATPASPYLNYVGSYVELNMQQRRAIAEYKLSEYTRQDNKNNVHVGSRLVPLTLTVFPRMGCPDFINIKDPWNHKNAASRSLFLPDEVINRHVRFPNLTASIRTRRGEKVCMNIPMYKDTDTPESDDSIYDRDWFLPEDKEAKVASKPGFIYMDSMGFGMGCSCLQVTFQAPNISKARYLYDSLVNFAPIMLAFSAAAPTFKGWLADQDVRWNVISGAVDDRTPKERGVEPLLPKYNKNGFGGISKDVQSKVIKIPKSRYSSVDLFLGGTKFFNRTYNDTNVPINDKVLGRLLENDKAPLDYDMAKHFAHLYIRDPVSTFEELLHQDNKSSTNHFENIQSTNWQTLRFKPPTQHATPDKKDAPGWRVEFRPFEVQLLDFENAAYSMFIYLIVDSILTFSDDINAYIHMSKVWENMKTAHHRDAVLNENFHWKKSFQNKDGVETEECSIDEIFHNSENGIFPQFITPILCQKGFVARDWKELKHSSQHKRLYYYLKLISERASGKLPTTAKFFRNFVLQHPNYKHDSKVSKLVNYDLLSTCDRITHLDDSKGELTSFLGSEIADYIKDNKPSIERKA, encoded by the coding sequence ATGGGACTGTTAGCTTTGGGAACGCCCTTGCCATGGTTTGAGTCCAGGACATACAATGAGCACATCAGGGACGAAGGTGTTGAGCAGTTATTGTACATCTTCAAGGCGGCTGCCAAAAGAGACAATGATCCTCTTTATTGGGGAGATGAGGTCGAATACATGGTGGTGGACTTCGATGACAAGGACAAAAACTCTATGCTTGACGTCTGTCATGATAAGATACTCACTGAGCTCAACGAGGAAGAGCTGCCACTCTGTGAGGCCAACGACGTCAGCTTCCATCCTGAGTATGGTCGTTTCATGTTAGAGGCAACGCCAGCTTCGCCGTACTTGAACTATGTGGGCAGTTATGTCGAGTTGAACATGCAACAAAGACGTGCCATCGCAGAATACAAATTGTCCGAATATACGAGACAAGATAATAAGAATAACGTACATGTTGGTTCCAGGTTGGTGCCTTTGACACTCACTGTCTTTCCCAGAATGGGATGCCCTGACTTTATAAACATCAAAGATCCTTGGAATCACAAAAATGCAGCTTCCAGGTCACTGTTTCTGCCCGACGAAGTCATCAATAGACATGTCAGGTTCCCCAATCTGACGGCGTCCATCAGAACCAGACGTGGTGAAAAAGTGTGCATGAACATTCCCATGTACAAGGACACGGATACTCCAGAATCAGACGATTCCATCTATGACCGAGATTGGTTTCTCCCCGAAGACAAAGAGGCCAAGGTGGCTTCCAAACCAGGGTTTATTTATATGGATTCGATGGGATTCGGTATGGGTTGCTCTTGTTTACAAGTGACTTTTCAGGCCCCCAATATTAGTAAAGCGCGCTATCTGTACGATTCCCTGGTAAATTTCGCACCCATCATGCTAGCATTTTCAGCAGCCGCTCCTACTTTCAAGGGTTGGTTGGCGGACCAAGATGTTCGTTGGAATGTCATTTCTGGCGCAGTGGACGACCGTActccaaaagaaagaggcGTTGAGCCATTGTTGCCCAAATACAACAAGAACGGATTTGGTGGAATTTCCAAAGATGTCCAGAGTAAAGTCATCAAAATACCAAAGTCGAGGTATAGTTCAGTAGATCTTTTTTTGGGTGGgacgaaatttttcaatagaacGTATAACGACACAAATGTCCCAATAAATGATAAAGTGCTGGGAAGACTACTCGAAAATGACAAAGCTCCATTAGATTACGATATGGCCAAACACTTTGCCCATCTTTATATCAGAGATCCGGTATCCACGTTCGAAGAACTACTGCATCAAGACAACAAGTCATCTACaaaccattttgaaaatatccaGAGTACTAATTGGCAGACCTTACGTTTCAAACCGCCCACGCAACATGCTACTCCAGACAAAAAGGATGCGCCCGGTTGGAGAGTGGAGTTCAGACCTTTTGAAGTCCAACTGttggattttgaaaacgCCGCATACTCcatgtttatatatttgaTCGTCGATAGCATTCTGACATTTTCTGACGACATCAATGCTTACATTCATATGTCTAAAGTTTGGGAAAATATGAAGACGGCCCACCACAGGGATGCTGTCCTGAATGAAAATTTCCATTGGAAAAAATCGTTCCAGAACAAAGATGGCGTGGAAACAGAAGAATGCTCGATAgacgaaatttttcacaattCAGAGAACGGTATTTTCCCTCAATTCATTACACCAATTCTTTGCCAAAAAGGTTTCGTAGCGAGAGACTGGAAGGAATTGAAACACTCTTCCCAACATAAAAGACTATACTACTACCTAAAACTCATTTCTGAAAGAGCAAGTGGTAAACTGCCAACAACAGCgaaattttttagaaattttgtATTACAACATCCAAACTACAAACATGATTCGAAAGTCTCCAAATTAGTTAATTACGATTTGCTTTCCACGTGTGATAGAATTACTCATTTAGACGATTCAAAAGGTGAATTGACCTCCTTTTTAGGAAGTGAGATTGCTGACTATATAAAAGATAATAAGCCATCgatagaaagaaaagcctaa